The following are encoded in a window of Sutcliffiella horikoshii genomic DNA:
- a CDS encoding AAA family ATPase produces the protein MLKQVEQLKKELSNVIIGKDEVVELLFISLLNKGHVLLESVPGTGKTMLAKSFAKTMDASFKRIQFTPDVLPSDVTGIQFFNPKEQNFELRPGPIMTNILLADEINRATPRTQSSLLEVMEERQVTIDGQTLSIPGPFMVIATQNPIESQQGTFPLPEAQMDRFFIQIDLGYPTKEEEKEIMNKYRLDEPIKQMTSLYSKEEVLELQEQVKQVKVSSVVEDYILEIVHMTRNHEEIELGVSPRGTLALMRAAQGSAFVNGREYVTPEDVKKMAPYVLSHRLVLTMEGSLKKTNKQVVIEVLARVVVPVEATI, from the coding sequence ATATTGAAACAAGTAGAACAATTAAAGAAAGAACTTTCTAATGTAATTATCGGAAAAGACGAGGTTGTAGAGCTCTTATTTATCTCGTTACTTAATAAAGGACATGTGTTGTTAGAAAGTGTTCCCGGTACGGGTAAAACGATGTTGGCAAAGAGTTTTGCCAAGACAATGGATGCAAGCTTTAAACGAATCCAGTTTACTCCGGATGTTTTGCCAAGTGATGTCACAGGAATTCAGTTTTTTAATCCAAAGGAACAAAACTTTGAATTAAGGCCTGGCCCAATCATGACAAATATCTTGTTGGCGGACGAGATCAACCGTGCCACTCCAAGAACGCAATCAAGTTTACTAGAGGTAATGGAGGAACGACAAGTAACCATTGATGGGCAGACATTATCCATTCCTGGACCGTTCATGGTAATTGCGACACAAAATCCAATTGAATCTCAACAGGGTACGTTTCCATTGCCGGAAGCACAGATGGACCGCTTCTTTATCCAAATTGACTTAGGTTATCCTACGAAGGAAGAAGAGAAGGAAATAATGAATAAGTATCGGTTAGACGAGCCGATTAAACAAATGACATCCTTATATAGTAAAGAAGAAGTACTTGAATTGCAGGAACAGGTCAAACAGGTGAAAGTATCTTCGGTAGTAGAGGATTACATACTTGAAATTGTCCACATGACAAGAAACCATGAAGAAATAGAGCTAGGCGTGAGCCCCCGTGGGACATTGGCATTGATGCGTGCGGCACAAGGGTCAGCCTTCGTGAATGGCCGAGAATACGTTACACCGGAAGATGTAAAGAAAATGGCTCCATACGTTTTAAGTCACCGATTGGTACTTACGATGGAAGGGTCACTGAAGAAGACAAATAAACAAGTTGTTATAGAAGTGTTGGCAAGAGTTGTGGTGCCTGTGGAGGCGACAATATAG
- a CDS encoding DUF58 domain-containing protein, with translation MTRWNQQVDNLTHHIYFRACAFVIIAIGFFTGHPILFFMGSLYFVYFVVSYYYLANVGKKLKLTIVDGQVKVFPGETGIIKLKVEQPSRLPVFSGRIQLVADNNIEFHNGDRRTRISQISLPFSLMGKSELVIEIPFTAIERGVAKLHHIELQISHFIDFGKVYLQKNDLTKFEALVYSEQMPVTGLERIMPKNQGTYPTRSSLFEDVSTIIGTRDYAAGDSFNRIHWKASAKVTSLQTKMYEKTSQFSWLIVFDIRSGNLEERIKGITHLLHHATKFNIPYSLLVNIKRVGTPSYFELPYGEGKRHLQTALTMLARLQGNSVSINMPTFERITFQHAAHAPYVILCGEEERLKGWRMPTGTNVNLLDVKVDCCTLIPWRSEARKEAVNG, from the coding sequence ATGACTAGATGGAATCAACAAGTAGATAACCTGACACACCATATTTATTTCCGGGCATGTGCGTTCGTCATTATTGCAATCGGCTTCTTTACAGGACATCCTATTTTATTTTTTATGGGTAGCTTGTATTTTGTATACTTCGTTGTTTCTTACTATTATTTAGCCAATGTAGGAAAGAAACTCAAGCTTACAATAGTAGACGGGCAAGTGAAAGTGTTTCCCGGAGAAACAGGAATCATTAAATTGAAGGTCGAACAACCATCGAGGTTGCCTGTTTTTTCGGGACGGATTCAACTTGTTGCAGATAATAACATCGAGTTTCATAACGGAGACAGGAGAACACGGATCAGCCAAATAAGTCTGCCATTTTCCTTAATGGGTAAAAGTGAATTAGTGATTGAAATTCCTTTTACGGCAATAGAAAGAGGAGTGGCTAAATTACATCATATTGAGCTGCAAATCTCCCATTTTATTGATTTTGGTAAAGTGTATCTGCAGAAGAACGATCTGACGAAATTCGAAGCACTGGTTTACTCTGAACAGATGCCTGTAACCGGTCTTGAAAGAATCATGCCAAAGAATCAGGGCACGTATCCGACTCGGTCGTCCCTTTTTGAAGATGTTAGCACCATTATTGGGACCCGTGATTATGCAGCTGGGGATTCCTTTAATAGAATTCATTGGAAAGCTTCAGCTAAGGTCACAAGCCTTCAAACAAAAATGTATGAAAAAACATCTCAATTTTCTTGGTTAATTGTGTTTGATATTAGATCAGGGAATTTAGAAGAGAGAATCAAGGGGATTACTCATTTGTTACATCATGCAACAAAATTCAATATCCCATATTCCTTACTTGTAAACATTAAGAGAGTTGGTACACCAAGCTATTTTGAACTGCCTTACGGGGAAGGGAAACGCCATCTGCAAACTGCGTTGACCATGTTGGCAAGATTGCAAGGAAACAGTGTGTCCATTAATATGCCAACCTTTGAGAGAATTACCTTTCAACATGCTGCACATGCCCCTTATGTCATTCTTTGTGGCGAGGAAGAGCGCTTAAAAGGGTGGAGGATGCCTACTGGGACTAATGTAAACCTCCTTGATGTCAAAGTAGATTGTTGTACATTAATACCATGGCGGTCAGAAGCAAGAAAGGAGGCTGTAAATGGGTAA
- the proC gene encoding pyrroline-5-carboxylate reductase, producing MLKEKVIGFIGAGSMAEAMISGIVASEIIPANNVVVSNRSNIDRLMELEDKYGVRGVMKQDLNMSELDIIVLAMKPKDIEIALASLKDQLNSSQLLLSVLAGVTTSYMEEGLNPGQPVIRVMPNTSSMIGESATAISAGKHVAMDHIVDTKVILETIGKVYNIEEEQMDVFTGVAGSGPAYFYYLMEHMEKTAKDAGLDEEVTRDVVSQTILGAAKMMQASNEEPASLRKKVTSPNGTTAAGLEALSDNGGGKAISAAIKGAAERSKEISAEKEKELVLQ from the coding sequence ATGCTGAAAGAAAAAGTAATTGGATTTATTGGAGCAGGATCAATGGCAGAAGCGATGATCTCAGGAATAGTAGCAAGTGAAATCATCCCTGCTAATAATGTAGTAGTAAGTAACAGATCAAACATCGACAGATTAATGGAACTTGAAGATAAATACGGTGTTCGTGGCGTGATGAAACAGGATTTGAATATGAGTGAGCTAGACATTATTGTATTGGCCATGAAACCGAAAGATATAGAAATTGCATTAGCTTCATTAAAAGATCAATTAAACTCTTCACAGTTATTGCTTTCCGTATTAGCAGGCGTAACCACAAGCTATATGGAAGAGGGATTAAATCCCGGCCAGCCCGTAATTCGTGTGATGCCAAACACGTCAAGCATGATAGGTGAATCGGCAACAGCGATTTCAGCTGGGAAGCATGTTGCGATGGATCATATAGTAGACACAAAAGTCATTTTAGAAACAATCGGTAAAGTATACAACATAGAAGAGGAACAAATGGACGTTTTCACAGGAGTAGCAGGAAGTGGTCCAGCATATTTCTATTATTTAATGGAACATATGGAGAAAACAGCGAAGGATGCTGGGTTAGATGAAGAGGTAACACGCGATGTGGTTTCACAAACTATTCTCGGTGCTGCGAAAATGATGCAGGCGAGTAATGAAGAACCAGCTTCGCTACGCAAGAAAGTGACTTCTCCTAACGGTACAACAGCAGCAGGATTAGAAGCATTAAGTGACAACGGTGGTGGAAAGGCCATCTCAGCTGCCATTAAAGGTGCAGCAGAACGTTCTAAAGAGATCAGTGCAGAAAAAGAAAAAGAATTGGTATTACAGTAA
- the proB gene encoding glutamate 5-kinase — MTPDNKTKRVVIKIGSSSLTSSHGEISRRKLERLVDEVAQLKDQGYEVLLVSSGAVAAGYRKLGCLNRPTSLPEKQAAASIGQGLLMEAYSELLLSNGYVASQILITREDFSDENRYNNARNTANVLLERGIVPIVNENDTVTVNRLKFGDNDTLSAKVAGLVDADMLLILSDIDGLYDADPRKDPDATLLRKVEEITPEIEAAAGDPGSSVGTGGMKSKIDAVKIAMASGIPAFLGKAGVPNILLQAVEKEATGTYFESKDTAGNLNHKKQWIAFNSGPEGEVVLAEGADVSMLGKKRLLPSSICKVKGYFQEGSVVRILDFEGNRIGLGVVNYSSEQLREYDQTQDKFTEEVVKNDDLVCHLESSIPVGI; from the coding sequence ATGACCCCCGATAATAAGACAAAACGGGTAGTAATAAAAATTGGAAGCAGCTCATTGACAAGTTCACACGGTGAAATAAGCAGAAGAAAACTAGAAAGGCTTGTTGATGAAGTTGCTCAACTGAAGGATCAGGGCTATGAAGTCTTATTGGTATCTTCAGGTGCAGTAGCAGCCGGATACAGAAAGCTAGGCTGCCTGAATAGACCAACAAGTTTGCCGGAAAAACAAGCAGCAGCATCCATCGGACAAGGCTTGTTGATGGAAGCATACAGCGAGCTGTTATTATCTAACGGTTACGTTGCCTCACAAATCCTTATTACAAGAGAAGATTTTTCGGATGAAAATCGCTACAATAACGCGCGCAACACCGCTAATGTTCTTTTAGAGCGTGGTATTGTACCGATCGTCAATGAAAATGACACCGTCACGGTAAACCGTCTAAAATTTGGGGATAATGATACACTTTCCGCTAAGGTAGCAGGCCTTGTTGATGCAGATATGTTGTTAATTTTATCTGATATCGATGGGTTATATGATGCAGATCCGCGCAAAGATCCGGATGCCACTCTCTTACGAAAAGTGGAAGAGATCACCCCTGAAATTGAAGCGGCAGCAGGAGATCCAGGAAGTTCTGTCGGAACTGGCGGAATGAAATCAAAAATTGATGCTGTGAAGATTGCTATGGCATCTGGAATCCCTGCTTTCTTAGGTAAAGCAGGAGTTCCAAACATTCTCCTTCAAGCAGTGGAAAAAGAAGCAACGGGAACGTATTTTGAATCGAAGGATACAGCAGGGAACTTAAACCACAAAAAGCAATGGATCGCTTTCAACTCAGGACCTGAAGGAGAAGTAGTACTCGCGGAAGGTGCTGACGTGTCCATGCTGGGTAAAAAGAGATTATTACCTTCTAGCATCTGTAAAGTGAAAGGGTACTTCCAGGAAGGTTCCGTTGTGAGGATCTTGGACTTTGAAGGAAACAGAATCGGTCTTGGAGTGGTTAACTACTCATCCGAACAATTAAGAGAGTATGATCAGACACAGGATAAATTTACAGAAGAAGTCGTGAAGAATGACGATTTAGTATGTCACTTAGAATCGTCTATCCCAGTTGGTATATAA
- a CDS encoding glutamate-5-semialdehyde dehydrogenase encodes MSLLVETNVETQAKEAKKAAKVVSLLSTEEKNSILLHIANTLESNVSHILEANNKDLDKGREKGYTEAYMDRLALSEDRIADFANGLREVAELEDPVGDILSDWTLENGLQVEKVRVPLGVIGMIYEARPNVTVDATGLALKSGNAIVLKGGSSAINSNQAIVDVIHKALKTTLIPAEAVQFIASTDRKATQELFTMKDHIDVLIPRGGASLINAVVENATVPVLETGVGNCHLYVDKDADVEKALSIVVNAKTDRPAVCNAAETLIVHEAWFHANKEALINMFKENGITVHGDDTVVETIPGAVKAGEEDWTNEYLSMDIAVKVVSDIDEAIDHIDEYGTKHSEAIITENKETASKFMKLVDAAAVYHNASTRFTDGGALGFGAEIGISTQKLHARGPMGLPALTTVKFQMTGNGQIR; translated from the coding sequence ATGTCTTTATTAGTAGAAACAAATGTAGAAACACAAGCAAAAGAAGCGAAGAAAGCAGCAAAAGTTGTCAGCCTATTATCAACTGAAGAAAAAAACAGTATTCTTTTGCATATCGCTAACACCCTTGAAAGCAATGTTTCACACATCTTGGAAGCCAATAATAAGGATTTGGACAAAGGGCGCGAAAAGGGCTATACAGAAGCATATATGGACCGCTTGGCATTATCTGAAGACCGCATTGCGGATTTCGCAAATGGTCTAAGAGAAGTTGCTGAACTAGAGGATCCTGTTGGGGACATTCTGTCAGATTGGACATTGGAAAACGGCCTTCAAGTTGAAAAAGTCCGCGTACCACTTGGAGTGATTGGCATGATCTATGAAGCCCGTCCAAACGTGACAGTTGATGCAACTGGACTAGCGTTGAAATCTGGTAATGCGATTGTATTAAAAGGTGGTTCTTCTGCCATCAACTCCAACCAGGCGATTGTCGATGTGATTCATAAAGCTTTAAAGACAACTTTAATCCCTGCAGAAGCAGTACAGTTTATAGCGAGTACAGACCGCAAAGCAACTCAAGAGCTGTTTACGATGAAGGATCATATTGATGTATTGATTCCTCGCGGAGGAGCATCTTTGATTAATGCTGTCGTAGAAAATGCTACAGTACCAGTCCTTGAGACAGGTGTTGGGAATTGCCACCTTTATGTTGACAAGGATGCAGATGTCGAGAAAGCATTATCCATTGTCGTTAATGCCAAAACGGACCGTCCGGCGGTTTGTAACGCAGCAGAGACGTTGATTGTCCATGAGGCGTGGTTCCACGCCAATAAAGAAGCTTTAATCAACATGTTCAAGGAAAATGGGATTACCGTGCACGGAGATGACACAGTTGTTGAAACAATTCCTGGAGCAGTTAAAGCTGGGGAAGAAGATTGGACAAACGAGTATTTAAGCATGGATATTGCAGTGAAAGTGGTTTCTGACATTGACGAGGCAATCGACCATATAGATGAATATGGAACAAAGCATTCCGAAGCCATCATTACAGAAAATAAAGAAACTGCCAGCAAGTTTATGAAACTAGTGGATGCAGCAGCTGTTTATCATAACGCTTCTACACGTTTCACAGACGGTGGAGCTTTAGGATTCGGTGCTGAGATTGGTATTTCCACTCAAAAACTTCATGCTCGTGGTCCTATGGGATTACCTGCATTAACAACGGTTAAATTCCAAATGACTGGTAATGGTCAAATTAGATAA
- a CDS encoding DUF2817 domain-containing protein, whose translation MLKDEIAPSKSLYSTTFEFGTMGDGLLGSIDSLKRTVMENQLVHHGSNNKQTIKVLESRYREMFYPSEQKWPDKAKEDFLQAMEGVMKFNNIME comes from the coding sequence ATGCTTAAAGACGAAATAGCGCCTTCCAAAAGTTTATATTCCACTACTTTTGAGTTCGGAACAATGGGTGACGGGTTATTGGGTTCTATTGATTCATTAAAAAGAACAGTTATGGAGAACCAACTGGTCCATCATGGAAGTAATAATAAACAGACAATAAAAGTATTAGAATCACGTTATCGAGAAATGTTTTACCCTTCCGAGCAGAAATGGCCTGATAAGGCAAAAGAAGATTTCCTTCAAGCTATGGAGGGAGTAATGAAATTTAATAATATCATGGAATAG
- a CDS encoding AAA family ATPase, producing the protein MKLEKETQYIRGITLKRETIPTFDQFPFNLPVIKNLNTLHLHPNVTYIIGENGMGKSTLLEGIAIALGFNPEGGTINFNFTSYDSHSELDNYLRVIKGAERPEDSFFFRAETFYNVATNIEEMDRESGGGRRIIDSFGGKSLHQQSHGESFFAAFVERFQGKGLYILDEPEAALSPLRQMSMLARINELVQDGSQFIISTHSPIVMAYPGAKILELTDEGMCETSLEETPHFTIMKQFFGNRERMLYHLFQSN; encoded by the coding sequence TTGAAATTAGAGAAAGAAACCCAATACATAAGAGGAATTACATTAAAAAGAGAAACCATTCCCACATTCGACCAATTCCCTTTCAACCTCCCAGTAATAAAAAATTTGAACACACTTCACCTTCATCCTAATGTCACTTACATCATCGGGGAAAATGGAATGGGTAAATCCACGTTGCTTGAGGGTATAGCTATTGCTTTAGGCTTTAACCCTGAGGGAGGAACGATAAATTTTAATTTTACGAGCTACGACTCCCATTCGGAATTAGACAACTATTTACGGGTTATAAAAGGTGCAGAGAGACCAGAAGACAGCTTTTTCTTTAGAGCGGAGACCTTTTATAATGTTGCAACCAATATTGAGGAAATGGACCGTGAATCTGGAGGCGGAAGAAGAATCATTGATTCATTTGGAGGAAAATCACTGCACCAACAATCGCATGGAGAGTCCTTTTTCGCAGCATTTGTGGAAAGGTTTCAAGGAAAAGGTTTATACATACTTGACGAGCCGGAAGCTGCCTTATCACCGCTGAGACAAATGTCGATGCTTGCCAGAATTAACGAGCTGGTGCAAGATGGATCGCAATTCATTATCTCTACTCACTCCCCGATAGTCATGGCTTATCCTGGTGCAAAAATTTTAGAGCTTACAGACGAAGGAATGTGCGAAACCTCTTTAGAGGAGACTCCTCACTTTACAATTATGAAACAATTCTTTGGTAATAGAGAAAGGATGTTGTATCACCTGTTTCAGTCTAATTGA
- a CDS encoding DUF429 domain-containing protein — translation MIVIGLDLAGPSNHKDTVLTVFQQNKDHLIFQKMISNISDEEILYEIIDLSRLDEVVIGIDAPLSYQDGGGDRMSDKQLRKFIVSLGMKPGSIMPPTFTRMVYLTLRGIKLTREIEKLHTNFPVSIVEVHPGAAMGSRVSEKKLEYVLTYKQNLSSRKYLKNWFEQQNVIGLPDGVENESHSIDSCAAALAAWHWADQSLKPQWIYTAQPPLHPYDYCC, via the coding sequence ATGATTGTAATCGGATTGGACTTAGCTGGTCCAAGTAATCATAAGGATACAGTACTAACCGTTTTTCAACAAAATAAGGATCATTTAATTTTCCAAAAAATGATCTCAAACATCAGCGACGAAGAAATATTATACGAAATTATAGACTTAAGTAGATTAGATGAGGTCGTCATTGGAATAGATGCTCCATTATCCTATCAGGATGGTGGTGGAGACAGAATGAGTGACAAACAGTTACGAAAATTTATTGTTTCCTTAGGGATGAAGCCAGGTTCCATTATGCCGCCGACATTCACTAGAATGGTATATCTTACATTAAGAGGGATCAAGCTCACGAGAGAGATAGAGAAACTCCATACGAATTTTCCAGTTTCTATAGTTGAAGTGCATCCAGGAGCGGCAATGGGATCAAGAGTATCGGAAAAAAAGTTAGAATATGTTCTTACATACAAGCAAAATCTTTCATCACGAAAATATCTTAAGAACTGGTTTGAACAACAAAACGTGATCGGGTTGCCCGATGGTGTAGAAAATGAGAGCCACTCCATCGATTCTTGTGCAGCAGCATTGGCAGCGTGGCACTGGGCGGATCAATCATTAAAGCCACAATGGATATATACAGCACAGCCTCCCTTGCATCCATATGATTATTGTTGTTAA
- a CDS encoding GyrI-like domain-containing protein: MIQNSIATFKCEVVQRKLQLVGQCATGNFPKSFPEVAMNVQQEFENRRDEVRHAVNRDVIYSPYLANSLVATYFACVEVQEYQDIPKGMMALNIPLTTYAKISCSNKTVDIGYDRIFSWMKENGYSQESLEKAFPIEVFYFEDNVEEEIVELYIPIVE, translated from the coding sequence ATGATTCAGAATTCCATTGCAACATTTAAGTGCGAAGTGGTTCAAAGAAAACTACAGTTAGTTGGTCAATGTGCCACAGGTAATTTTCCAAAGTCCTTTCCTGAAGTTGCGATGAATGTACAACAAGAATTTGAGAATAGAAGAGACGAAGTGAGGCATGCGGTAAATCGTGATGTGATTTATAGTCCGTACCTTGCAAATAGTCTGGTTGCTACTTATTTTGCCTGTGTGGAAGTGCAGGAATATCAAGATATTCCTAAAGGGATGATGGCATTAAATATCCCACTGACAACTTATGCAAAAATAAGCTGCTCAAACAAAACAGTTGATATAGGTTATGACAGAATCTTCTCTTGGATGAAGGAAAATGGATACAGTCAAGAAAGTCTAGAGAAAGCATTTCCTATCGAAGTTTTTTATTTTGAAGACAATGTAGAGGAAGAAATCGTAGAATTATATATTCCTATAGTCGAATAG
- a CDS encoding GyrI-like domain-containing protein, producing MKTLVGEIVTIPAYRAMGLKWEGAYAEVPQLKELIIQMSKRVGEFAFAKEPETQLGLSYHLRSDGFVHYSVFEVDEQQEILPGMIEIIVPEMTYLIVKHPKGKNIGATYTGIYQWFKECDYQPLKEKGIEYFDDLPIKHERYPVDRDLEDPHFDILIPIELKS from the coding sequence ATGAAAACATTGGTTGGTGAAATAGTAACTATTCCTGCTTATCGGGCGATGGGATTAAAGTGGGAAGGTGCCTATGCAGAGGTGCCACAACTAAAAGAACTTATAATTCAGATGAGTAAAAGAGTTGGTGAGTTTGCTTTTGCAAAAGAACCTGAAACGCAATTAGGGTTATCTTATCATCTAAGATCTGATGGGTTTGTTCATTATTCTGTTTTTGAAGTGGATGAACAACAGGAGATACTGCCTGGAATGATAGAAATCATTGTTCCAGAGATGACCTATTTAATAGTCAAGCACCCTAAAGGAAAAAATATTGGCGCCACTTATACGGGAATTTATCAATGGTTTAAAGAGTGTGACTATCAACCGTTAAAAGAAAAAGGTATAGAATATTTCGATGATCTGCCAATAAAGCATGAGAGATATCCTGTTGATAGAGATTTAGAAGATCCCCATTTCGATATCCTTATTCCAATTGAATTAAAATCATGA
- a CDS encoding GntR family transcriptional regulator: MILNTDGTKPIYVQIAEWLETEILNGNFLQDQKVYSQYQLAEIFNINPATAAKGLTLLVEDDVLYKKRGLGMFVTEAAQAIILTKRREHTLKRLVTELVSEAEQLNVGMDELLEMVRKESKQSKGE; the protein is encoded by the coding sequence TTGATATTAAACACGGATGGTACAAAACCGATTTATGTGCAAATTGCTGAATGGCTTGAAACAGAGATCCTTAACGGTAATTTCCTCCAGGATCAAAAAGTGTATTCCCAATATCAATTAGCTGAAATCTTTAATATAAACCCTGCAACTGCAGCAAAGGGTCTTACATTATTGGTGGAAGATGATGTCTTATATAAAAAGAGGGGGCTCGGCATGTTTGTAACAGAAGCAGCACAAGCTATCATCCTGACGAAAAGGCGGGAACATACGTTGAAAAGACTGGTTACCGAATTGGTATCAGAGGCTGAACAATTAAATGTAGGGATGGATGAACTGCTTGAGATGGTAAGAAAGGAAAGTAAACAGAGCAAGGGGGAGTAA
- a CDS encoding ATP-binding cassette domain-containing protein, which yields MKVVDCEGLVKKYGRSKALNDLSFQISENKITGLIGRNGAGKTTLLKIMAGFLKQTSGGIKIFNEQPYNSLFASANSILVDDQMAFPTALNLGEVLDAAGRFYANWDDGLAKKLFDYFSFQNSQRHSELSKGMKSTFNMIVGLASRCPLTMFDEPTTGMDASVRKDFYRALLKDYIANPRTIIISSHHLEEMEDLLEDILLLNDGQKILHLPVSDLKEYAIGVKGNPKGLIEWLDDKEVLYKKEIGTSMIYAVIENIYSEKIKKDANKFGFELSPVSSNDICIYLTGKEKGGIDDVFK from the coding sequence ATGAAGGTAGTGGATTGTGAGGGCTTGGTTAAGAAATACGGTCGATCAAAGGCACTTAATGACCTAAGTTTCCAAATTAGTGAAAATAAAATAACAGGGTTGATTGGGAGAAACGGTGCAGGGAAAACGACTCTTTTAAAAATAATGGCTGGTTTTCTAAAGCAAACTTCAGGAGGGATTAAAATCTTTAATGAACAACCATATAATAGCTTGTTTGCTTCAGCCAACAGCATTCTTGTAGATGATCAAATGGCGTTTCCCACTGCGTTAAATTTAGGAGAGGTGTTGGATGCAGCAGGAAGATTTTACGCTAACTGGGATGATGGATTGGCCAAGAAATTATTTGATTACTTTTCTTTTCAGAACAGTCAGCGACATAGTGAATTGTCCAAAGGAATGAAAAGTACGTTTAACATGATCGTTGGCTTGGCTTCAAGGTGCCCGCTTACCATGTTTGATGAACCTACTACTGGAATGGACGCATCCGTTCGCAAGGACTTCTATAGGGCTTTGCTTAAAGATTATATTGCGAACCCTAGGACAATCATTATTTCAAGTCATCATCTGGAAGAGATGGAGGACCTTCTCGAGGATATCCTTCTACTGAACGATGGACAAAAAATATTACATCTGCCCGTGTCTGATTTAAAAGAATATGCAATAGGCGTCAAAGGAAACCCAAAGGGACTTATTGAGTGGTTGGACGATAAAGAGGTGCTTTATAAAAAAGAGATTGGTACTTCCATGATATATGCTGTAATCGAAAACATTTACTCGGAAAAAATCAAAAAAGATGCAAATAAATTTGGATTTGAACTCTCGCCTGTTTCATCCAATGACATTTGTATCTATCTAACTGGGAAGGAAAAAGGAGGGATTGATGATGTCTTTAAATAA
- a CDS encoding spore germination protein, protein MGCFINKVVIKNVNGGVVNFGNIFKACPIAEETGVTGSGSGNLGQCIKTFTKISVVNICGKKNVQINDEIGEGFD, encoded by the coding sequence ATGGGTTGTTTTATTAACAAAGTAGTAATTAAGAATGTAAATGGTGGGGTCGTAAACTTCGGAAATATTTTTAAAGCTTGTCCAATAGCAGAGGAAACTGGTGTGACAGGCTCTGGTTCCGGAAATCTTGGACAGTGCATCAAAACATTTACAAAAATCAGTGTGGTCAACATATGCGGGAAGAAAAATGTTCAAATTAATGATGAAATAGGTGAGGGGTTTGATTAA